A genomic window from Salvia hispanica cultivar TCC Black 2014 chromosome 5, UniMelb_Shisp_WGS_1.0, whole genome shotgun sequence includes:
- the LOC125188532 gene encoding mitotic-spindle organizing protein 1B-like has product MDPEAARTARDSLDLAFHMSNILETGLDRHTLSILIALCEMGINPESLAAVVKELRRESPPPSSSTVTGL; this is encoded by the coding sequence ATGGATCCGGAGGCAGCTAGAACTGCGCGTGATTCTCTCGACTTGGCGTTTCACATGTCGAACATTCTAGAAACTGGTTTGGATCGCCACACGCTTTCGATTCTGATCGCACTCTGTGAGATGGGCATCAACCCTGAATCTTTGGCCGCCGTTGTTAAGGAGCTTCGTAGAGAATCACCACCTCCTTCTTCCTCCACCGTGACAG